Proteins co-encoded in one Paracrocinitomix mangrovi genomic window:
- a CDS encoding STAS/SEC14 domain-containing protein, which produces MPIENKIIETRTEKVYFKNGIMYCITKSVPKHNLEDAKENVRATIEISEGTDYRLLVDIRQSNFVSRDARSYYISDNNKGVKVCAFVIDNAVSRIIGNMFMGFNKPSFPVKLFSSTEKAEEWLRSFN; this is translated from the coding sequence ATGCCAATTGAAAATAAAATCATAGAAACACGTACAGAAAAAGTGTATTTCAAAAATGGAATCATGTACTGTATTACGAAATCTGTTCCCAAGCATAATTTAGAAGATGCTAAGGAAAATGTGCGCGCTACTATTGAGATATCAGAAGGCACTGATTATCGTTTATTGGTTGACATTAGACAGTCAAATTTTGTAAGTAGAGACGCAAGAAGTTATTACATATCAGACAACAACAAAGGCGTAAAGGTTTGCGCATTTGTTATTGACAATGCTGTAAGTAGGATTATTGGTAATATGTTCATGGGGTTCAATAAACCCTCATTCCCTGTAAAGCTTTTCAGTTCAACTGAGAAAGCAGAAGAATGGTTAAGATCTTTTAATTAG
- a CDS encoding T9SS type A sorting domain-containing protein: MKKTFVLVLMTCSAIYSKAQTMWAEHAAEVFYNHCTECHNPNGIGPMSLMSYADAVTYAPLIESYVDAGIMPPWTADTGYQHFSQERVLSAQEKQIILDWIQDGTQMGDLGQAPPQPVYSSDQVLPGVPDLVVTAPNYMSKATSSDDDYVCFVIPSNLLQNRKVKAFEVIPGNRQIVHHCLVYSDDTGWPATDTSGNCAGPVSSTLMGGYTPGSSPIIFPSTANFSAGMELTAGTDIVLAMHYPAGSYGEFDQTKVNFYFYDEPVNNYRPVSCEPIIQNWSFSIPANSFDTITVASGAIPNDYTMLSVFPHMHLLGHYIESWGVTSGNDTLNFVRIPQWDFDWQDFYWFEHMQHIPAGTNIFGKGIWNNTVTNPHNPNSPPITVGAGLNTSDEMFLIYYHYMDYWAGDENINIDSLTTEFLNFGGENPHHSDVIVYPNPFDQSTTITYHLNSASFVSVYIYDMQGRIINKLIREQQVSGTHSINWDGNDGEGKEVGSGMYVYSMMIDGKSYTGKILKR, translated from the coding sequence ATGAAAAAAACATTCGTACTTGTCTTGATGACGTGTTCAGCTATTTATTCTAAAGCCCAGACAATGTGGGCTGAACACGCAGCTGAAGTTTTTTATAATCATTGTACAGAATGCCACAACCCTAATGGGATAGGGCCTATGTCTTTAATGTCTTATGCAGATGCGGTGACATATGCTCCTTTGATTGAATCATATGTGGATGCCGGTATAATGCCACCGTGGACAGCAGATACAGGATATCAGCATTTTTCTCAGGAAAGAGTGTTGTCTGCTCAGGAAAAGCAAATCATTTTAGATTGGATTCAGGATGGTACGCAAATGGGTGATTTAGGTCAAGCACCTCCGCAACCTGTATATAGCAGTGATCAAGTTTTACCCGGAGTACCGGATTTAGTGGTTACCGCTCCTAACTATATGAGTAAAGCAACTTCTTCAGATGATGATTATGTATGTTTTGTGATTCCATCTAATTTATTGCAAAACAGAAAAGTAAAGGCATTTGAAGTAATCCCGGGTAACAGACAAATTGTACACCATTGTCTAGTTTATAGTGATGATACCGGATGGCCGGCAACAGATACTTCTGGAAACTGTGCGGGTCCTGTTTCAAGTACACTTATGGGTGGATATACACCTGGATCTTCTCCGATTATTTTTCCTTCTACGGCTAATTTTTCGGCTGGAATGGAGTTAACTGCCGGAACGGACATTGTTTTGGCAATGCATTATCCTGCGGGAAGTTATGGGGAGTTTGATCAAACTAAAGTGAATTTTTATTTCTATGACGAACCGGTAAATAATTACAGACCTGTTTCTTGCGAACCTATTATTCAAAATTGGTCTTTTTCAATACCGGCAAATAGCTTTGATACTATCACAGTTGCAAGTGGTGCTATTCCAAATGACTATACCATGTTAAGTGTTTTTCCTCACATGCATTTATTAGGTCATTATATTGAATCATGGGGAGTAACATCTGGTAATGATACTTTGAATTTTGTTAGAATTCCTCAGTGGGATTTTGATTGGCAAGATTTTTATTGGTTTGAGCACATGCAACATATTCCTGCCGGAACAAACATTTTTGGAAAAGGGATATGGAACAATACTGTAACTAATCCACATAATCCAAATAGCCCGCCAATTACTGTAGGCGCTGGATTAAATACTTCAGATGAAATGTTCCTGATCTATTATCATTATATGGATTATTGGGCGGGAGATGAAAATATTAATATAGATAGTTTAACTACTGAGTTTTTGAATTTTGGTGGAGAAAATCCGCATCATTCAGATGTAATTGTTTATCCAAATCCATTTGATCAATCCACTACTATTACATATCATCTGAATTCAGCTTCTTTTGTAAGTGTCTACATATATGATATGCAAGGTAGAATTATCAATAAATTGATTAGAGAACAACAAGTTTCGGGAACACATTCTATTAATTGGGATGGTAATGACGGTGAAGGAAAAGAAGTTGGTTCTGGTATGTACGTTTATTCAATGATGATAGATGGTAAATCATACACCGGTAAAATTCTGAAGAGATAA